The following are encoded together in the Penicillium digitatum chromosome 3, complete sequence genome:
- a CDS encoding MFS transporter, putative, which produces MAGTEIKPPSVLHPESGQDANVEMRDGDLADVDYSVFTIFQGLSPMFIGDFADKAGRRPAYIVCFTIYIAANIGLALQNSYAALFVLRCLQSAGSSTTIALSSGVVADVATASQRGSYMGFVTAGSLMGPSVGPVIGGLLSQYLGWRAIFWFLTSFAAAFMVLFLVFFPETARGIVGDGSLPPQKWNLSLISYLKSRKAREEGVVSMAIASKQKLKFPNPLQTLAIVFQKDVSLILFCNAILFAGFYDVSASIPSIFNELYGLDDLQVGLCFIPFGLGATIASVVNGKLLDLNYRRLAQQMNFPLTKNRQTDLRNFPIEKARLQLAFPLLTLGSLSILVFGWFLNYGIHLAAPTCILFLMGLSLTGAFNTIGTLLVDLFPTQAAKATAANNFVRCLLGAGATALIDPMLSAMGRGWCFTFIALVMMATTPLLLVVIRKGPNWREERRLKEKAMNTGDGNASSQKGPRSCSSPR; this is translated from the exons ATGGCGGGGACGGAAATAAAACCACCCTCTGTTTTGCACCCAGAATCCGGTCAAGATGCGAACGTGGAAATGAGAGACGGGGATCTTGCTGATGTCGACTATTCAGTCTTCACA ATTTTCCAAGGGCTGTCGCCCATGTTCATTGGTGATTTTGCGGACAAAGCTGGCCGACGACCAGCATATATCGTATGCTTCACCATCTATATCGCAGCTAATATTGGACTGGCTCTGCAAAACAGTTATGCAGCTCTTTTCGTTCTCCGGTGCTTGCAAAGTGCAGGGAGCAGTACCACCATTGCCCTCTCATCGGGGGTGGTCGCCGATGTAGCGACTGCATCCCAACGAGGGTCCTACATGGGATTTGTCACGGCAGGATCTCTCATGGGCCCTTCAGTGGGACCCGTAATTGGGGGTCTATTATCTCAATACTTGGGCTGGCGCGCGATCTTCTGGTTTCTGACCAGTTTTGCAGCGGCTTTCATGGTTCTCTTTCTGGTCTTCTTCCCGGAAACCGCCCGTGGTATTGTCGGTGACGGCTCATTGCCTCCTCAGAAATGGAATCTGTCCCTGATCAGCTATTTAAAGTCCCGAAAGGCTCGTGAAGAAGGCGTCGTATCTATGGCAATTGCATCCAAGCAGAAACTCAAGTTTCCCAATCCTCTCCAGACGCTTGCCATTGTATTTCAAAAGGATGTCAGTCTTATCCTCTTCTGCAATGCTATTCTTTTCGCTGGATTCTACGATGTGAGCGCAAGCATTCCTTCTATCTTCAATGAGCTTTACGGACTAGACGATCTCCAGGTCGGTCTCTGCTTTATTCCATTTGGCCTCGGTGCGACCATCGCTTCCGTTGTTAATGGCAAGTTGTTGGACTTGAACTACCGCCGACTTGCTCAGCAAATGAACTTCCCCCTAACCAAGAACCGTCAAACTGACTTGCGGAACTTTCCTATTGAAAAAGCTCGTCTTCAACTTGCATTCCCTCTTCTCACGTTGGGGAGCCTGTCCATCCTTGTGTTTGGCTGGTTCTTGAACTATGGGATTCATCTCGCTGCGCCAACCTGTATTCTCTTCCTCATGGGATTGTCGTTGACAGGGGCATTCAATACCATCGGCACCCTTCTGGTAGACCTATTTCCAACACAAGCGGCCAAAGCCACTGCTGCCAATAATTTTGTGCGTTGCTTGCTGGGAGCCGGCGCGACGGCACTCATCGATCCTATGCTTTCGGCTATGGGCCGGGGCTGGTGTTTCACATTCATCGcgttggtgatgatggccaCGACGCCACTGCTTTTGGTCGTGATTCGAAAGGGGCCGAACTGGCGTGAAGAACGTCGTCTAAAAGAGAAAGCTATGAACACTGGGGACGGGAATGCTTCAAGTCAGAAGGGACCAAGGAGTTGTTCCTCCCCCCGATGA
- a CDS encoding Aminotransferase, class V/Cysteine desulfurase — protein MGSRQHVRDIKSGSPLPYKDDIRAYKKEYAEALDAQDPLRSFRDEFIIPSKNDLKRKTLAVDDSNEASDEKSIYFCGNSLGVQPRSTQKYIEQYLRTWATKGVTGHFVPHDDQLLPPFVDVDSAASKLMASVVGASQSEVAVMGTLTANLHLLMASFYRPTKEKYKIILEGKAFPSDHYAVESQLRHHNFDPKDGMVLIEPNDLDQPTLGTEQIIKVIDDNASSTALVLLSAIQFYTGQYFDMERITAHAHSKGILIGWDCAHAAGNVDLRLHDWNVDFAAWCNYKYLNSGPGGIAGLFVHERHGSVDEKQPESDGTFRPRLSGWWGGDIKTRFNMENKFLPQPGAAGFQLSNPSVLDINAVMASLEIFNRATMKEIRQKSLNITGYLEHLLMKYPLDAAPEDKPFTLITPSNPAERGAQLSLRLQPGLLDHVLHCLEDNGVVIDERKPDVVRVAPAPLYNTYTEVWEFCQIFLQACKEAVKAR, from the exons ATGGGTTCCCGGCAGCATGTTCGGGACATCAAAAGTGGTTCCCCGCTTCCGTATAAAGATGATATCAGAGCTTACAAGAAAGAGTATGCCGAAGCTCTCGATGCTCAAGATCCGCTTCGGAGCTTCCGGGATGAGTTTATAATTCCATCTAAAAACGATCTCAAGCGGAAGACTCTGGCAGTAGACGACA GTAATGAAGCGTCCGATGAAAAAAGCATCTATTTCTGTGGTAACTCGCTAGGAGTTCAACCTCGTAGTACCCAGAAATATATCGAGCAGTACCTGCGAACTTGGGCAACGAAAGGCGTGACCGGACACTTTGTACCTCATGACGATCAATTGCTACCTCCTTTTGTCGATGTCGACAGCGCAGCCTCGAAGCTTATGGCTTCAGTTGTCGGTGCTTCTCAAAGTGAAGTGGCAGTTATGGGCACCCTGACTGCCAATTTGCACCTGCTAATGGCAAGCTTCTATCGCCCGACCAAAGAGAAGTATAAGATCATACTGGAGGGCAAGGCTTTTCCCAGTGACCAT TATGCGGTGGAGTCTCAGCTCCGCCATCATAACTTCGATCCGAAGGACGGCATGGTTTTGATTGAACCCAATGATTTAGACCAGCCTACTCTGGGTACGGAACAAATCATCAAAGTGATCGATGACAACGCTTCCAGCACCGCACTCGTTCTTCTCTCGGCTATTCAGTTCTACACAGGGCAGTACTTCGACATGGAACGGATTACGGCTCACGCCCACTCCAAAGGCATATTGATCGGCTGGGACTGCGCCCATGCCGCTGGAAATGTGGATTTGCGACTTCACGATTGGAATGTGGATTTTGCAGCCTGGTGCAATTACAAGTACCTCAATAGCGGACCAGGTGGAATAGCAGGACTATTTGTCCACGAACGTCACGGCTCTGTGGATGAGAAGCAGCCCGAAAGTGACGGCACATTTCGGCCTCGACTCTCGGGCTGGTGGGGCGGAGATATCAAAACACGTTTTAATATGGAGAACA AATTTCTACCACAACCCGGTGCCGCTGGATTTCAGCTGTCGAATCCCTCTGTTTTAGACATCAACGCGGTCATGGCATCTCTCGAAATTTTCAACCGAGCAACAATGAAGGAAATTCGACAGAAATCCCTCAACATCACGGGGTATCTAGAACATCTTTTGATGAAGTATCCCCTAGATGCAGCCCCAGAGGACAAACCATTCACCCTTATCACTCCATCAAACCCAGCCGAGCGAGGTGCTCAGCTCAGTCTACGTCTCCAACCAGGGTTGTTAGATCATGTTTTGCACTGTCTGGAAGACAATGGGGTTGTTATTGACGAGAGAAAACCAGACGTGGTTCGTGTCGCCCCTGCACCCTTGTATAACACTTACACGGAAGTGTGGGAGTTTTGTCAAATCTTTTTGCAGGCGTGCAAAGAGGCCGTGAAGGCGCGTTAA
- a CDS encoding FeS cluster biogenesis, which yields MSRPLFSSIAVRRLSQAQTCRLFSTSRPALRLSAFPSGEIVPRRPNPVASSVPPLKRSAHQSSTSCYCHQQHACFSSSSVRPATKVTQNPRTGDDGQSLMIGISTRAIERLREITDPTSSPSATKEENPYHHLRITVTSGGCHGFQYIMSLEGASKIDPDEDTVFEGEADEAATESAGEAKVVMDEPSLELLHGSTVDYTTELIGSQFKIVDNPRATSNCGCGTSFDVSD from the exons ATGTCACGCCCTTTATTCTCATCGATAGCTGTCCGGCGGTTGTCCCAAGCACAGACATGCCGGCTCTTCTCAACTTCTCGACCGGCTTTGCGCCTCTCCGCATTCCCCAGCGGCGAAATCGTTCCTCGCCGGCCAAACCCTGTCGCAAGCAGCGTGCCTCCTCTCAAACGCTCAGCGCATCAATCCTCAACCTCTTGTTACTGCCACCAGCAACATGCGTGTTTTTCTTCCTCATCCGTCCGCCCGGCCACCAAGGTAACGCAAAATCCGAGAACGGGAGATGATGGACAATCCCTCATGATTGGTATTTCAACGCGGGCCATCGAG CGTCTCCGCGAAATTACGGACCCAACATCCTCCCCTTCCGCCACCAAGGAAGAGAATCCATACCACCATCTTCGCATCACAGTCACCAGCGGCGGATGCCATGGTTTCCAATACATAATGTCCCTAGAGGGGGCCTCCAAAATTGATCCTGACGAAGATACTGTGTTTGAAGGAGAAGCAGATGAAGCTGCAACAGAGTCGGCCGGCGAAGCCAAGGTTGTGATGGATGAGCCCTCGCTCGAGCTGCTGCACGGCAGTACCGTGGACTACACCACCGAGTTGATCGGGAGCCAGTTCAAGATCGTGGATAACCCCCGCGCAACAAGTAACTGCGGTTGCGGGACAAGTTTCGATGTCAGTGATTGA
- a CDS encoding Tor gives MGGDLNLKKSWHPGLIKNQERVWLEEKRALDERKQIAQLQREREEERQMEEIQRLQEAAGKTKQHRRVDWMYQAPSTETGHYSEEMEGYLLGKRRIDGVLLKNDPDTKKLGKGSEVVGNGAAAGPSIVSARDTMSKVMADPLLEVKKREQAAYEAMVKETLRRKEREKERRDRDRGKDRDRRHRTHDSKRRRYNDDASDDRHHRRSSPRRHRSRSPGSPDRSSRRHRSDRDRDDEYRPDNRDRRSDEHRSRRDNRDRGGDRRDYHEKKDRNSFSSRHQDREDRGGRDRSPTRNSRSPLPSSDRKERPTADEDRRRKFPRREYNNWRDSDRAMGPPSTRTPTNKPDPKELEEERRRKLAEMQNNATEIESERRQRIEEISAKEEEQREADDRLRSDRGRFMSDVNKRVQQDTLDERIRRSRGGLAKMDED, from the exons ATGGGTGGAGATCTGAACCTGAAAAA ATCATGGCATCCAGGCTTGATCAAGAACCAGGAGCGCGTATGGCTTGAAGAGAAACGCGCTCTCGACGAGCGCAAACAAATAGCGCAATTACAACGTGAACGAGAGGAAGAGCGCCAGATGGAGGAGATTCAACGCCTTCAAGAAGCTGCCGGAAAGACAAAGCAACACCGCCGTGTCGATTGGATGTACCAGGCGCCCTCGACCGAAACCGGGCACTACTCGGAGGAGATGGAGGGATATTTGCTGGGAAAGCGACGCATCGACGGAGTCCTCCTTAAGAACGACCCTGACACCAAGAAGCTGGGGAAGGGCTCGGAGGTGGTGGGTAATGGTGCCGCGGCTGGCCCGTCCATTGTCTCGGCGCGCGACACCATGTCGAAGGTTATGGCAGACCCGCTACTTGaagtgaaaaaaagagaacagGCGGCTTATGAGGCGATGGTGAAAGAGACGCTCAGACGcaaggaaagagagaaggaaCGCCGAGATCGCGATCGGGGAAAGGATCGTGACCGTCGCCATCGTACCCATGACTCAAAGCGCAGACGCTATAATGATGATGCCAGTGATGACCGCCATCATCGAAGATCATCGCCACGACGACACCGATCTAGATCACCCGGTTCGCCTGATCGATCTTCGCGCAGACACAGAAGTGATCGTGATCGTGACGACGAGTACCGCCCAGATAACCGTGATCGGAGAAGCGACGAGCACCGGTCCCGCCGAGACAATAGGGACCGGGGCGGAGACCGTCGCGACTACCATGAAAAGAAAGACAGAAATTCCTTCTCCAGTCGACACCAAGATCGCGAAGATAGAGGTGGACGAGACCGCTCACCAACCCGGAACTCTCGGTCTCCTCTTCCATCTAGCGATCGCAAAGAACGCCCCACTGCTGACGAAGATCGTCGCCGTAAATTCCCCCGGCGCGAATACAATAATTGGCGGGACTCTGACCGGGCCATGGGGCCACCCTCGACTCGTACTCCAACAAACAAACCTGATCCCAAGGAACTGGAAGAGGAACGTCGTCGAAAGTTGGCAGAGATGCAGAACAATGCCACAGAAATTGAATCCGAGCGACGCCAGCGAATCGAGGAGATTTCGGCTAAGGAGGAAGAGCAGCGGGAGGCTGACGATCGGCTGCGTTCAGACCGGGGCAGATTTATGTCTGATGTCAACAAGCGAGTACAGCAGGATACTCTGGATGAACGCATTCGGCGTAGCCGTGGTGGACTTGCAAAGATGGATGAGGATTAG